TTAGAACTAGAActaatataataaaaatgtcCCCACATTAATTCAAAGGGGAAACATTAATCGTTAAAATGCAATGTCAAAACATTGATACATTCATTGACTAATTCAGACGTTTTTTCACAGTAACTTTCACAACATCATCATACAAATTCTCATACAAACACTGGGGTAGGACTGACTTTCACCTGTGACAAAACTTACCGAGAACTTGATGACATGAACAACAGGAGCGAAGGTTTCCTTGTGTACAATGGGAGCATCGTGAGCCAGCCCTGTGATGATGGTCGGTTCAACGAAGTGACCGGGGCGATCCATCACCTGATGCACAATAACAAGATTTTATGGATCCTAAGATAAGTAAATAATCTCTTGGTCATTGAAATTATTGTTCACAAAATTTCACAAGATATCAAATTGTTCATTTCTCTATATACCTTTCCTCCATATGCCACATTGCCGCCTTGTTCCTTGGCCTCTGACACAGCATTAAGGTACTGATCAACACCTTGTTGGCTGTGCATTGGACCGTAAAGAGTTTCAGCTGTGGAGAACAGGTAATGCTTTATATAACAGCTGAACtgacataaataaaacatttccaaTGAACAATGACTGATTACATAACGgtttcaattatatataatgaatatagTTTCCCTGATGTTGGTATTGGATAAATAACGAATTCCTAATTCACTAATTAAATAAATTGCTAACAAAGTATTCTGAACAATACCATACTGAAACCAAGAAGTTGTAAGTTGGAATAATTTCAATTTAGTTAAGTATGTTAATTTGGTTAAGTATGTAACTGTATTTGACACTTTAAAGTTTGTTCTGTCTTCTATTGTGTATCAGACATGACTACCTAAGGCTCACCTTCTAGTGGGTCCCCGACCCTTAACTGACCATAAGCCTTCACCAATCTGCCCACCACTTCATCATGTACTTTCTCGTGTAACATCTGAAACAGGAAGTAACAGGAAACATACCACACATTATCTACATCAGTAAGAGAGGTTTCTACAATGGGAAGTACAAAGAAACCCTGTTTATTGCAAGAAGGAACATAATCGTCTGTTACGTTGGCTAGTACATATAAACCTAGAAGTATATCTCATGGTGTCTACAACAGTAACTACTGGaacatgatatacatatacaatgtatgtatattgcaAACAGGAACAGAATCTtaaataattatgttatgtcAACGGAAATGACAGAAACAGAATTGTCAATATCTATTGTATATTATTACGAGTTTTAGATCTTGGAAAACCAAACTTACGAGTCGTCTGGTAGTGGTACATCTCTGACCAGCAGTTCCAGCACAGGCAAACAAGGCTGAGCGTACAACCATCTCTATATCAGCATCCTCatttactgtaaaaaaaaatcaaacaatgaCATCACTTTTGTAAGATTGTTAATTGGTATTCTTTTATCAGAAATGATGAATATGAGTAAAAACAGTTGcagattttatttatatatatatcacagtaaaattGTACTAAGCTACCAACATTTCATATCAATCAATACTTACCTATTAATGCATTGTTTCCTCCCAACTCTAACAGAAACTTTCCTGTGAAGTAAACACCAAATATTTAACCAGCTTTGTCCATAGTCATTTGTGAAACAAACTTGTgaaatttctttcttttaattatcaaatcaaatatgatttttataaaatagtATTAGGCCTACAATTTTTTACATATTAAATGATTATTTCTTTAATagttattttacatttattttataattgtcAGATCATAttctacatacagacatgttttaccgaaatacatgtttttattatggttttatatcaaaataaaaataaaaactgtaCCAAATCTTTCCTGAACCATCAGAGACACTTTGTGGCCAACctaaaacaaacatgttttaaaattatatacaaagaAATTAATAAATTCCTATTACAAATACCGGTATATACGAGTCTATTACAAATATATGAGTCTACCTACAACTACTATTAAATTCTCTTTATAAATGAGTTTGCCTATAACCACTAAGAAGATTTATCATCATACTTATATGTATTATTCTATATGTAAAAGTGACTATGTCACCCGAAAAAAATCTAGCTCCAGGAAAGAGGAAGGATGCAGGAGGATAGCTCCAGGGAAGAGAAAGGATGCAGGAGGATTGATATTGTCCATCAAGTCTCCATTCATAAACATTTTACTTACTGGAGTACTACCAGTGAAAGAGAGAAGGTTGATTCTGGTATCTTGGGCCATCAGCGTTCTGTTGAGTAGAAAAACATTAATAGATCaataaacacatgaacaataaacacatgaacaatcTTCATTTTATTGTCTTAATTGGCATTTGTCCCACATCAGTTTTCCTtcaatgtatgtgtattggtCCCATATCAGTTTTCCTTCAATGTATGGGCATCAATCCACACCGGTTTTCCTTCAACAGTTCAGGGCAAGAAAAAACCCAGGTCCGATGGCCCAGACCAGTAGATTCGGTCTGTGGGCAAGTAAATATTGCTGACTACTTGCCTAATTGACAAGTGCAAAATTCCTCATGATTTTTAACTTTTCCCTTTAGAGTTAATTAAGATATTACTAATTCAGACCAATCGGACAACTATGTTTCATTTTGAAACAAGTACTTTTGAATAGGACCAGTGATGTTGAAATCTTTTTTCCTGTCCTGCATTTGCACAAAAACCTATTCTTTGTGTACAATATACTAACCCAATGTCTGCACCTCCTTGCACTAATGAACAGATGGCTCCTGGTAGGTTGTTGGCTTCAAGTACGGATGATAAAATTCTGAAAATATCATCAGAACATTAAACAGCCTGTAATTCATATTAACAATATCTATAACTGGTTTAAGAgtgaatacaaaatatattacaaatggTAAACTATACATCCACCATGATCAATGGTATTGAAAAGCTTATTCAAAACCAGGTGTTTCCCTAAAGGACACACTCAAGGGGTCTGTAAAGGAAATAGTCTTTACTAAGTCTGTACTCAGGTAGCcaaagttaattttttttttcctaaaaataATGATGATGTCATCTATATTTGAAGCACAATTTGAaacaaagttttaaaaaattgtaaagaattattaaagatattattaACACAACACACACTTTCTCCTGGACCAGTGGATTGGTAATAAGTACTTCTTATCAGTCTCcatggtaactacaatgtgatTCTATAACAAACTTACTTTGTGACAGCTACGCTGACCAGGGGTGTTGTAGGTGCTCCCTTCCTAATAAACAAGAAATCGTTCAGTAAACTTTACCTTGTTAAAGTAAaacttaattaatttcaattacaatgtacttGGTAATATTCATATGTCCATTTCCTTTTCATATACACAAGCTTCTATATCAATAGGTATTAATTTACTACTAACATTTAACTATTTACTAAAACAGCTTAAACATAATTTCACTTTAACTAATAGTTGATCTCAAATattatgaatttttaaattcaattatcATTACATGAATATTGAATTGAGTAAATTCTTGTCATTGAATCAATGAAAAATTTGAATATCTATTCACCCTATAAATAACTGgaatgatatttcttttaaagaaTGAAAAATCTAATGTAAATCAACCAATGTCAGAATATATCCCAGCACAAGCCTTTTGATGCATgatcaatataataaaatttcCAAACCATGAACACAATAgattacaattttatatcaatgCATTGCCATAATTACCATAACATGGTGTTTCCACACACAAGTGCAATAGAGGAATTCCATCCATATACAGCCACAGGGAAGTTAAAGGCAGTAATGGCTCCTACCACTCCCAAAGGGTTCCATTGCTCCATCAACATGTGGTTGGGACCTTCAACAAAGATAAAACTTGAGAATAACTCAGAGAATAAACTCTTTGCATTGTACTTCCTAAAGCCAAAACTTCTTTCATTTTATTCTTTTACAGAAAATAACGGtaataatttcaaatgtttcctaTAGCATTTGTTATCAGAAAAAATGGTAAATAATAAGGGCTGTTCCAAAATTATCCATCTGGGAGGGGTGAGAGGCATTTTTCAGAGACATATAGATCTAGTATAAGGAAAACTAGAAAAATGTGGCTTTACTCCAACCACCCATCAAATTCTAAATCAAGTAATTCTAAAAAAGccaaaacataaaattattttcatgaaCTCACTTTCACACAATTCATCATTTTACAACTAGTACATCCATATTTcaacatattgcattttttttactgttaaaATTATTGAGCCAAAGGAAAATCATCATGTATTGATACTTGCGTTCTGACTGAAAGATATGTCCTGCAAACATTCTGGACAGTCCCACAGCATAGTCAATGATGTCAATATATTCCTGGACTTCTCCTTCACCTTCTGCTAGAATCTTACCCACCTCAAGGGCCTCCtacagggtcaaggtcacacattTTAACTTCAAAGTTATTACAGTAAAAAATCTACTGGCTATCAACATTGTAGCCCTTGACAACCAATACTGCCACTAGATGTCTTAGATAAGAAATTGCTACAACTAATTTGCTATTAAATCCAATAAACAGAATTGGTAGCCAGATTTAATTTTAGAAACTTGAAATGAAACCTTGTTAATTAACTAATCAATCAATTCATTCATTGAAAGTAGAATATTTCACAGAAGTTTCATGGAAATAAAAGCATCATTTTAGGAACAATGGAAGTGAAAGCTACTGCAGTttagtaactatatatagctaccacGTAGTAATATTTAATCCAGAAATAGCAATCCAAACAAGCATTTGGTAAAAAGCAAAGTTTCAGTTGATGAGCCTATTGGAACAAAAGTTATCATAGTTTGGGTACAAAAGTCTTTGTTCAGATCGACACTCAATTTAATGATGAATTAAAATAGTGATCAATAGAAacctacaaaatatataaaagtaaaaacACATGATCTTGACGGAGTAATTAAATCTAATGTTTAAGTTTGTATACAGTCATATAAGCTTTCAATAACAAACAGAGTATCATTCACAAGCTTTAAGATTCTAAAtcacaagtatatatatacatgtatatataattattacaagaggcccatgggccttaacagtcacctgaattttgatatattttagcagaTTTGATTCTggtgaccttgaatttgaggtcaatgtgttcaccccagcatgcttcaggccaaatatcaggtttCTAAGTGTGTTGGTCCTCCAAAAGATgattaaaagattttagcatggTCATgctcattcatttgaacaatcattatagccctttaccccagctTGTTATaggtccaatatcaggtctctgggccccttggttattgagaaaatgtCTAAGtccactgtgaccttgaatgaaggtcaaggtcattaatttgaacaaaatattaatagCCCTTCACTCAAACATgatataggcccaatatcaggctGCTATGCCTCTtagttaatgagaagaagttgtttaaagattttagcatatttggcacctgtgaccttgaatgaaggtcaaagtcatttctTGAAAATCTTGATAGCTCTTCACCCAaacatgctataggcccaaaATCAGGTCGCTatgcctctttgttattgagaagtcgaaaatgtaaattgtttatggatgACACACGATGGACATAGGGCAATTAGAATAAGTCACTTGTCTCAGGTGAACTCATGAAAACAACATAAACAAGCATCTATCCATAACATACCAATTTTCCAAGGGCGTTCTTGTGTTTCCTCAGAGCTTCACCCATCTGTCGTACAACTTCTCCTCTCTGTGGTGCTGGCACCTATCAATATTAAATGGACTAATCTATCTAAGATATTCTGTACAACAGTGTCTATCATACACTTCCAGTGACAAGATATCTTGTATGTGTGTTGCAAGATACAGATATTGAAAATTTGAGAGAAAAGAATGTAATTTGTTCTTACTGATCCCAGCCTATCAAATACTTACCGTTGAATCCACCAATTACCAATAACCAATGATAACTAGAATCAACATCCTGTCAATGATTCACTGTGTTGATCATCTGTTACATTAGCTCATTTGGTTATACCATATGTCTAGAGATTAGAGGTCACATTTTCAAATCCATGTATACCCTTATGCATCTTACCCTGAATGTGTTTTTAGTcttttatttacaacaatactTGTTAATACCCCTTGTTTAAGTACAACATGTGTGAATTGCAAGGTACCTGAACCTTGGTTGTAAGCTTGtgtgtttgctgggtttattgcctGGTGAAAGGTCTgcttgtagtagtttgtgacttCCTCAATCAACAACATACAATAGACATGTCGTATGCCATcaagagcaattagggtaaagtgtcatGCCCAATGACACAACCACCACAGCACAGACTAGTCTTCTTCCAAATTTCCAGAGAAACAAAAACCAGTACGAGTAGGGAGCATCAAACCATGACTTACGTGACCGGTTCTGTAACCGACAGAGCTATTGCGGCCCTGCAGTAATTTGTAAGAAGTAGTCTTATCATTTGAAGGTGATGAATAAAAACAAGTGAAAATTAGCCTCATTGTGACCTTGGAAAGTGGTCAGTATAATTgtatcattcatttgaatagatTACCGGGGGGTAGATATCATTACCCTAAGCCTGTTGGTTataagaagaagttgtttgaaaattCACCGGTCTCAAATTTAAAGTTATGTCAAAAACTCTCTTATTCACATATGGTTCTATCGGTAATAATATGATAGTCTGATATTGATTTAATCAGTGTGACACTTACATCAGCCCAAACATTCCAAGCTTCTTTGGCTGCTTGAATGGCCTTCTCATAGTCAGCAGGGCTTGCCTAGAACAAAAACATATAATCTGTTGTATTACAGGTATTTTAGAACCAAAAAACATATAAAGATcaacacaatataaaaataGAGGTCATGGTGGTAGGTACTGATTTATATATGTCAttcttaaaatatttgattcaaaatttaaagctaTCTCCATAAAAATATATAGG
The sequence above is drawn from the Pecten maximus chromosome 9, xPecMax1.1, whole genome shotgun sequence genome and encodes:
- the LOC117333852 gene encoding alpha-aminoadipic semialdehyde dehydrogenase-like, which encodes MATFGIFSRASRVLTLRTPSPVLRLHRAMSSLLIEDSKYSWLKDLGLSSSNNGVYYGKWGGSGEETTSYCPANKQPIAKVTQASPADYEKAIQAAKEAWNVWADVPAPQRGEVVRQMGEALRKHKNALGKLEALEVGKILAEGEGEVQEYIDIIDYAVGLSRMFAGHIFQSERPNHMLMEQWNPLGVVGAITAFNFPVAVYGWNSSIALVCGNTMLWKGAPTTPLVSVAVTKILSSVLEANNLPGAICSLVQGGADIGTLMAQDTRINLLSFTGSTPVGHKVSLMVQERFGKFLLELGGNNALIVNEDADIEMVVRSALFACAGTAGQRCTTTRRLMLHEKVHDEVVGRLVKAYGQLRVGDPLEAETLYGPMHSQQGVDQYLNAVSEAKEQGGNVAYGGKVMDRPGHFVEPTIITGLAHDAPIVHKETFAPVVHVIKFSNLDDAMKWNNEVKQGLTSSLFTKDLTNIYKWIGPKGSDCGIVNVNIPTSGAEIGGAFGGEKHTGGGRESGSDAWKQYMRRSTCTINCGKELPLAQGIKFE